GTCCATCGGCGGAGTCGCCTATCTCGCTTCGTTGACCGAGGGTTTGCCCCGGCGCCTCTCCATCGAGGAGTACGTCCGCATCGTCAAGGACAAATCCCTGCTGCGGCAGTTGATGGGCATCTGCACCGACTCCATCACGCGCGCGGCCGACCAGAGCGAAGAGGCGCTGGAGGTGCTCAACGCGGCCGAGTCGTCTCTGCTGGAGGTGACTGAACGCGGCATCACCAGCGGCTTTGCCGGCATTCCCGAGATCGTGCGCGACTCCTTCGGCACCATCGACAACCTGTACAAGCAGGGGCGCGAGATCACCGGCCTGGAGACGCATTACAAGGATTTCGACCGCATGACCAGCGGTCTGCAGAAGTCGGAGCTGATCATCATCGCCGCCCGTCCCAGCATGGGCAAGACCGCCTGGGCCATCAACATAGCGCAGAACTGCGCTGTCAAAAGCGGCCACGTGGTTGCCATCTTCTCGCTGGAAATGTCGAAGGAGTCGCTCCTGCGCCGCATGCTCGCCTCGCAGGCCATGGTGAATACCCGGCATATCCAGATGGGCTACCTGGCGGGAAACGCCCGCGAGAAGCTCACCAACGCGCTCGACGAGCTGGTGGAGTCGAAGATCTTCATAGACGACACGCCGGGCATTTCGCTTACCGAGATGCGGGCCAAGGCGCGCCGCCTGCGGCAGATTCAGGGAAGCCTGGACCTGATCGTCATCGACTACCTGCAGCTGATGACCGCCAGCAGCGCGGGCCCCGGAGGCAAGCGCTTTGAGAATCGCACGCAGGAGGTCTCCGCTGTCTCTCGCGGTCTAAAGGCGCTGGCCAAGGAGCTTAAGGTGCCAGTCATTGCGCTGTCGCAGCTCAGCCGTGCCTCGGAGAAGCGCGAAGGCACCAAGAAGCCGATGCTGTCCGATCTCCGCGAGTCGGGATCGATCGAGCAGGATGCCGACGTCGTCGCC
This DNA window, taken from Acidisarcina sp., encodes the following:
- the dnaB gene encoding replicative DNA helicase — protein: MATSQDFTLERGLPANLDAERSILGAILLDNLAYNEAAERLRVEDFSLDSHRRIFARMAELIDAGRAVDIVTLTDELSRRKEVESIGGVAYLASLTEGLPRRLSIEEYVRIVKDKSLLRQLMGICTDSITRAADQSEEALEVLNAAESSLLEVTERGITSGFAGIPEIVRDSFGTIDNLYKQGREITGLETHYKDFDRMTSGLQKSELIIIAARPSMGKTAWAINIAQNCAVKSGHVVAIFSLEMSKESLLRRMLASQAMVNTRHIQMGYLAGNAREKLTNALDELVESKIFIDDTPGISLTEMRAKARRLRQIQGSLDLIVIDYLQLMTASSAGPGGKRFENRTQEVSAVSRGLKALAKELKVPVIALSQLSRASEKREGTKKPMLSDLRESGSIEQDADVVAFIHRESYYNKDENGEEDPDTKGKAEIIIAKQRNGPTGSVFLAFLSDYTRFENLAHDPGPDA